Proteins from one Thioflavicoccus mobilis 8321 genomic window:
- the murI gene encoding glutamate racemase, with amino-acid sequence MTRASPNPSDPIGVFDSGVGGLSVLHEIRRELPHEDLLYVADSRYAPYGERSLEEIAARATTITECLISEGAKAVVVACNTATGAAVRELRARYALPIVAMEPAVKPAVAHTRTGVVGVLATSQTLASHKFVQLLGRLGGEAEVLVQPCPGLVEQVERGELRSERTRTLLTRYLEPLLARRADTIVLGCTHYPHLRLPIQELVGPAVTLLDSGAAVARQVRHRLAEQALLRPHAGRPGGERFWTSGDPARVAAVIAELWPGSVAVEPLPAMGKVVAAAG; translated from the coding sequence TTGACCCGAGCGTCACCGAACCCATCAGACCCGATCGGCGTATTCGACTCCGGCGTTGGCGGGCTGTCGGTGCTGCACGAGATCCGCCGCGAACTGCCGCACGAGGACCTGCTCTACGTCGCCGACTCGCGCTACGCACCCTATGGCGAACGCAGCCTGGAGGAGATCGCCGCCCGGGCCACGACCATCACCGAATGCCTGATCAGCGAAGGCGCCAAGGCGGTCGTCGTCGCCTGCAACACGGCCACCGGTGCCGCGGTGCGCGAGCTGCGCGCCCGCTATGCACTGCCGATCGTCGCGATGGAACCGGCGGTCAAGCCGGCTGTGGCCCACACCCGGACCGGCGTCGTCGGTGTCCTCGCAACCAGCCAGACCCTGGCGAGCCACAAGTTCGTCCAGTTGCTCGGTCGCCTCGGTGGCGAGGCCGAAGTCCTGGTCCAGCCCTGCCCCGGGCTGGTCGAGCAGGTCGAGCGCGGCGAGCTGCGCAGCGAGCGGACCCGGACCCTGCTGACACGCTATCTGGAGCCGCTGCTCGCCCGCCGGGCCGATACCATCGTGCTCGGCTGCACCCATTACCCGCATCTGCGGCTGCCAATCCAGGAGCTCGTCGGGCCGGCCGTAACCCTGCTCGATTCCGGGGCCGCGGTGGCCCGTCAGGTCCGCCACCGCCTTGCCGAGCAGGCCCTGCTGCGCCCGCACGCCGGGCGCCCGGGCGGTGAGCGCTTCTGGACCAGCGGCGACCCGGCCCGTGTCGCTGCCGTCATCGCCGAGCTCTGGCCGGGGTCGGTCGCCGTCGAACCGCTGCCGGCGATGGGCAAGGTCGTGGCCGCGGCCGGCTGA
- a CDS encoding error-prone DNA polymerase, with protein sequence MTPLWCKSNFSFLEGASHPHELIETCAALGLTGLALTDRDGVYGLVEAHLRARELGVQLIAGAEVSIDDGSTLVLLAENRAGYANLCRLLTLGHGRCAKGESRVGWREVCEHAGDLIALWGGERALLAGEAEPFFVAHPLREAFGERLYALAARHRRADEPAREARLRRRAARYGLPIVAASEVLYHRPQRRELQDVLTCLRQRVRLAEAGRRLRANAEHALRTPAAFARLFADDPDAVARTGEIAARCRFGLAELRYRYPSEALPDGTTSAERLRRLTLEGARRRYGGAPPAEVAGQLAKELALIDELDYCGYFLTMWEIVQFCHRARILCQGRGSAANSAVCYCLGITAVDPVRLGLLFERFLSRERAEPPDIDLDIEHARREEVIQHVFAKYGRTHAAMVANVVRYRPRSALRDVGRVLGVPETALDRLAKQVPHRGEAVTGEMLGEAGLDPQAPLHRHLARLATAVLDFPRHLSIHPGGFLLGHEPVATLVPIEKGAMPGRTIIQWDKDSLEALGLFKVDLLGLGALHQLHLGLDLLRAHYRLELGLADIPPEDPATFAMIRAADTIGTFQIESRAQMAMLPRLKPRCYYDLVIEVSLVRPGPITGGMVHPYLRRRAGREPIVYPHPSLEPVLAKTLGVPLFQEQVIRLAMVAADYSPGEADQLRRDMAAWRQGGRIERHRGRLIGRMTAKGIDPAFAAQVFEQIRGFGEYGFPESHAASFALIAYATAWLKCHHPDVFACALLNAQPMGFYAPATIIEDAKRHGTAVRPVDVVQSDWDCTLEPTDDASPQLAIRMGGRYVKGVGRTDWTRLAEARAAKPFASIDDLARRTDLDAGALERLAEAGALRSLVDDRRTALWQAAVAAHDARPPLELTPREPPVRFAALDVGETICWDHRTSAHSTLAHPLAPLRAQLRARGLPDSAQVRAMRDGQRTRYAGLVICRQCPATAAGVLFMTLEDEQGLVNAVVWQRLLKRQRRLIRGMNFLGVSGRIQLQEGVLHLIAESFWDPQSLIATRPAATPSRDFH encoded by the coding sequence ATGACGCCCCTCTGGTGCAAGAGCAATTTCTCGTTCCTCGAAGGGGCGAGCCACCCCCACGAGCTCATCGAGACCTGCGCGGCGCTCGGCCTGACGGGTCTGGCACTGACCGATCGCGACGGCGTCTACGGGCTCGTCGAGGCCCATCTCCGGGCACGCGAACTCGGCGTGCAGCTGATCGCCGGGGCCGAGGTCTCGATCGACGACGGCTCGACACTGGTCCTGCTCGCCGAGAACCGCGCCGGCTACGCCAACCTCTGCCGGCTGCTGACGCTCGGCCATGGCCGCTGCGCCAAGGGCGAGAGCCGGGTCGGCTGGCGCGAGGTCTGCGAGCACGCTGGCGACCTGATCGCCCTCTGGGGCGGCGAGCGTGCCCTGCTCGCCGGCGAAGCCGAGCCCTTCTTCGTCGCCCATCCGCTGCGCGAGGCCTTCGGCGAGCGGCTCTACGCCCTCGCCGCCCGCCATCGCCGCGCCGACGAGCCGGCCCGCGAGGCCCGGCTGCGCCGGCGCGCCGCCCGCTACGGGCTGCCGATCGTCGCCGCCAGCGAGGTCCTCTACCATCGCCCGCAACGACGCGAACTGCAGGACGTGCTGACCTGTCTGCGCCAGCGTGTGCGGCTCGCCGAGGCCGGCCGGCGTCTCCGCGCGAACGCCGAGCACGCCCTCAGGACGCCGGCGGCCTTCGCCCGGCTGTTCGCCGACGACCCGGACGCCGTCGCCCGCACCGGCGAGATCGCCGCGCGCTGCCGCTTCGGTCTCGCCGAGCTGCGCTACCGCTATCCCTCCGAGGCGCTCCCCGACGGCACGACCTCGGCCGAACGATTGCGCCGCCTGACCCTCGAGGGCGCACGAAGACGCTACGGCGGCGCGCCGCCTGCCGAGGTCGCCGGCCAGCTCGCGAAGGAACTCGCGCTGATCGACGAGCTCGACTATTGCGGCTACTTCCTGACGATGTGGGAGATCGTCCAGTTCTGCCACCGCGCGCGGATCCTCTGCCAGGGCCGCGGCTCGGCGGCCAACTCGGCGGTCTGCTACTGCCTCGGCATCACCGCCGTCGACCCGGTGCGCCTGGGGCTGCTGTTCGAGCGCTTCCTGTCGCGCGAGCGCGCCGAGCCGCCGGACATCGACCTCGACATCGAGCATGCCCGCCGCGAGGAGGTGATCCAACACGTCTTCGCCAAATACGGCCGAACGCACGCGGCGATGGTCGCCAATGTCGTCCGCTACCGACCGCGCTCGGCGCTGCGCGATGTCGGTCGGGTACTCGGCGTGCCGGAGACGGCGCTCGACCGGCTCGCCAAACAGGTGCCGCACCGCGGCGAGGCCGTCACCGGCGAGATGCTCGGCGAGGCCGGCCTCGATCCGCAGGCACCGCTGCACCGGCACCTGGCCCGCCTCGCCACCGCGGTGCTCGATTTCCCACGCCACCTCTCGATCCACCCCGGCGGCTTCCTGCTTGGCCACGAGCCGGTCGCGACCCTGGTGCCGATCGAGAAGGGCGCGATGCCGGGGCGCACCATCATCCAGTGGGACAAGGACAGCCTGGAGGCGCTCGGCCTGTTCAAGGTCGACCTGCTCGGCCTCGGCGCCCTGCACCAGCTCCACCTCGGCCTCGACCTGTTGCGTGCGCATTATCGTCTGGAGCTCGGCCTGGCCGACATCCCGCCGGAGGATCCCGCGACCTTCGCGATGATCCGCGCGGCCGACACCATCGGCACCTTCCAGATCGAGAGCCGTGCCCAGATGGCGATGTTGCCGCGCCTGAAGCCCCGCTGCTACTACGACCTGGTCATCGAGGTCAGCCTGGTACGCCCCGGCCCGATCACGGGCGGCATGGTCCATCCCTACCTGCGCCGCCGCGCCGGCCGGGAGCCGATCGTCTACCCGCACCCCAGCCTGGAACCAGTGCTCGCCAAGACCCTCGGCGTGCCCCTCTTCCAGGAGCAGGTCATCCGCCTGGCGATGGTCGCCGCCGACTACAGCCCTGGCGAGGCCGACCAGTTGCGCCGCGACATGGCCGCCTGGCGCCAGGGCGGACGCATCGAACGCCACCGCGGGCGGCTGATCGGACGCATGACGGCCAAGGGCATCGACCCCGCCTTCGCCGCGCAGGTCTTCGAGCAGATCCGCGGCTTCGGCGAATACGGCTTCCCCGAGAGCCACGCCGCGAGCTTCGCGCTGATCGCCTACGCCACGGCCTGGCTGAAGTGCCATCATCCGGACGTCTTCGCCTGCGCCCTGCTCAATGCCCAGCCGATGGGCTTCTATGCACCCGCAACCATCATCGAAGACGCCAAGCGCCACGGCACCGCCGTGCGACCGGTCGACGTGGTGCAGAGCGACTGGGACTGCACGCTGGAACCGACCGACGATGCCTCACCGCAGCTCGCGATCCGCATGGGCGGCCGCTATGTCAAAGGCGTCGGGCGGACCGACTGGACGCGCCTCGCCGAGGCACGGGCTGCAAAGCCCTTCGCCTCGATCGACGACTTGGCGCGGCGCACCGACCTCGATGCCGGCGCACTGGAGCGACTCGCCGAGGCCGGGGCGCTGCGTTCCTTGGTAGACGACCGACGCACCGCCCTCTGGCAGGCCGCCGTGGCCGCCCATGATGCGCGACCGCCGCTCGAACTCACCCCCCGCGAGCCGCCGGTCCGCTTCGCCGCCCTCGACGTCGGCGAGACCATCTGCTGGGACCACCGCACCAGCGCCCACAGCACCCTCGCCCACCCGCTCGCACCGCTGCGCGCGCAGCTCCGGGCACGCGGCCTCCCCGACAGCGCCCAGGTGCGGGCGATGCGCGACGGCCAGCGCACCCGCTACGCCGGCCTCGTGATCTGCCGCCAGTGCCCAGCCACCGCCGCCGGCGTCCTCTTCATGACGCTGGAGGACGAGCAGGGCCTGGTCAATGCCGTCGTCTGGCAACGACTCCTCAAGCGACAACGGCGTCTGATCCGGGGCATGAACTTTCTCGGCGTAAGCGGCCGCATCCAACTCCAGGAAGGGGTTTTGCACCTGATCGCCGAATCCTTCTGGGATCCGCAGTCGCTGATCGCAACCCGACCCGCCGCCACCCCCAGTCGCGACTTCCACTGA
- the mepA gene encoding penicillin-insensitive murein endopeptidase, which translates to MPSPLRHRSTAMGLLLLVTLLPGTTTLANPWPGFDSPAPGPSAAIGAASNGCLAGARALPAVGRGFVSIRRERNCFYGHPVLLDFVTDLGASLARHSDRRLMVGDLAQPRGGLMASRHVSHQNGLDVDIWFTLASSATEARRETANHRDPPSMVAPDGLTLSPHWGAEQRLLLKTAAEDWRVDRILVNPAIKQALCETERGDRHWLRKVRPWYRHDAHFHVRLRCPGDSPDCQPQAPPPAGDGCDATLAWWFSDEARHPARSKPQPPAPMPAACHKVLEAR; encoded by the coding sequence ATGCCCTCACCCCTCCGGCACCGCAGTACCGCCATGGGCCTTCTACTCCTCGTCACCCTGCTGCCCGGCACCACGACCCTCGCCAACCCCTGGCCGGGATTCGACTCGCCGGCGCCAGGCCCGTCGGCCGCCATCGGCGCGGCATCGAACGGCTGTCTGGCCGGCGCCCGCGCCCTGCCCGCCGTGGGCCGCGGCTTCGTCAGCATCCGCCGCGAACGCAATTGCTTTTACGGCCACCCGGTGCTGCTCGACTTCGTGACAGACCTCGGCGCCAGCTTGGCCCGCCACAGCGATCGGCGTTTGATGGTCGGCGACCTCGCCCAACCACGGGGCGGCCTGATGGCCTCGCGCCACGTGAGCCACCAGAACGGTCTCGACGTCGACATCTGGTTCACGCTCGCGAGTTCCGCCACCGAGGCCCGACGCGAGACCGCCAACCACCGTGACCCACCGAGCATGGTCGCGCCCGACGGCCTGACGCTCAGCCCACACTGGGGCGCTGAGCAGCGCCTGCTGCTGAAGACCGCGGCCGAAGACTGGCGGGTCGATCGGATCCTCGTCAACCCGGCGATCAAGCAGGCCCTCTGCGAGACCGAACGCGGCGACCGTCACTGGCTGCGCAAGGTGCGCCCCTGGTACCGACACGACGCCCACTTCCACGTACGTCTGCGCTGCCCGGGCGACAGCCCGGACTGCCAACCGCAGGCCCCGCCGCCAGCGGGTGACGGTTGCGACGCCACCCTCGCCTGGTGGTTCTCCGACGAGGCCCGCCACCCCGCCAGGTCCAAGCCGCAACCCCCGGCGCCGATGCCGGCGGCCTGCCACAAGGTGTTGGAGGCCCGTTAG
- a CDS encoding Y-family DNA polymerase, with amino-acid sequence MDRTACVELPAFPLQLLRQRHPEWRDHPVAVVDRDRPQGRLLWTDERARRFGIRTGMRFATALALGPELRAAEVSPAQTARAVAEIARRLHGYSPRVEPAIGEPGVFWLDATGLAGLYPSLRAWAEAIAGDLAANGLHATIVVGFRRFATYALAKAGRGITSLSDPHTEQAALRDVPLERLAIEPQVRDALARLGILTLGRLLELPAEGVGRRYGPAALELHRLASGDMSLPLQPERPILPPTRRLVLDEAETDAERLVHLIERLLTPLMTELAERGQILEELRLLLRFEHLGKHRERLRPAAPTGDTRQLLELVRLRLAQAQLPEGVEELWLAARPTTAEPRQTELLGERPRRDLEAADRALARVRAALGEQSVVRARLGAGHLPENGFDWEPLPRLAPARPPAHRTPCLVRRLYRRPLPLDPSTTTERDHDSQPDTLIRAVGPYLVAGGWWVRPVQRAYYFFETRDGALLWAFYDRLRRRWFLHGRVE; translated from the coding sequence ATGGACCGGACGGCCTGTGTTGAGCTGCCGGCCTTCCCACTCCAGCTCCTGCGGCAGCGACACCCGGAATGGCGCGACCACCCAGTCGCCGTCGTCGACCGGGACCGCCCCCAGGGCCGCCTCCTCTGGACCGACGAGCGCGCCCGGCGGTTCGGCATCCGCACCGGCATGCGCTTCGCGACCGCCCTGGCCCTGGGCCCCGAGCTGCGCGCCGCCGAGGTCTCGCCGGCGCAGACCGCCCGGGCCGTCGCCGAGATCGCGCGGCGACTGCATGGCTACAGTCCACGCGTCGAACCGGCCATTGGCGAGCCCGGCGTCTTCTGGCTCGATGCCACCGGTCTAGCGGGTCTCTACCCATCGCTGCGGGCCTGGGCCGAGGCAATCGCCGGCGACCTCGCGGCGAACGGCCTGCACGCCACCATCGTCGTCGGATTTCGGCGCTTCGCCACCTATGCCCTCGCCAAGGCCGGCCGCGGCATCACCAGCCTCTCCGATCCGCACACCGAGCAGGCCGCCCTGCGCGATGTACCCCTCGAGCGACTCGCGATCGAGCCCCAGGTGCGCGATGCCTTGGCCCGGCTCGGCATATTGACCCTCGGCCGACTCCTGGAGCTGCCCGCCGAGGGCGTGGGCCGGCGCTATGGGCCGGCTGCCCTCGAACTGCACCGGCTGGCCTCGGGTGACATGTCCCTGCCGTTGCAGCCGGAGCGTCCGATCCTACCGCCGACGAGACGCCTGGTCCTCGACGAGGCCGAGACCGACGCCGAGCGTCTGGTCCACCTGATCGAGCGGCTGCTGACGCCGCTCATGACGGAGCTCGCCGAACGCGGCCAGATCCTCGAGGAGCTCCGTCTGCTACTGCGCTTCGAGCACCTGGGTAAGCATCGCGAGCGGCTCCGCCCGGCCGCGCCGACCGGCGACACCCGCCAACTCTTGGAGCTCGTCCGCTTGCGGCTCGCGCAGGCCCAGCTGCCGGAAGGCGTCGAGGAGCTCTGGTTGGCGGCCCGGCCGACGACGGCCGAGCCGCGCCAAACCGAGCTGCTCGGCGAGCGGCCGCGCCGCGACCTGGAGGCCGCCGATCGAGCCCTCGCCCGTGTCCGCGCCGCACTCGGCGAGCAATCCGTCGTGCGGGCCCGGCTTGGCGCCGGCCACCTGCCCGAGAACGGCTTCGACTGGGAGCCCCTGCCCCGGCTCGCACCGGCCCGCCCGCCGGCGCATCGCACACCCTGCCTGGTGCGCCGCCTCTACCGCCGCCCGCTCCCGTTGGACCCGTCAACGACCACCGAGCGAGATCATGACTCGCAACCGGATACCCTGATCCGCGCCGTCGGCCCCTATCTCGTCGCCGGCGGCTGGTGGGTTCGCCCTGTACAGCGCGCCTACTACTTCTTCGAGACCCGCGACGGCGCCCTCCTCTGGGCCTTCTACGACCGACTGCGGCGCCGCTGGTTCCTGCACGGACGGGTCGAATGA
- a CDS encoding Hpt domain-containing protein — protein sequence MTDRNSDDRPGLAVRDEAMALSTVGGDAQLAAELYALLRASLPADLATLRARQATADWSTVAETAHRVRGASRYCGVPALDQALGNLETLARAGRDPAGIAAAVERVADEVGRLPTVADS from the coding sequence ATGACCGATCGAAATTCAGACGACAGGCCCGGGTTAGCGGTTCGCGACGAGGCCATGGCGCTGTCGACCGTCGGCGGCGATGCCCAACTGGCGGCCGAGCTCTACGCGCTTCTCCGAGCCAGCCTGCCCGCTGATCTCGCGACATTGCGCGCACGACAAGCGACCGCCGATTGGAGCACCGTCGCCGAGACTGCTCACCGGGTTCGCGGGGCAAGCCGCTACTGTGGAGTCCCGGCCCTCGACCAAGCCCTCGGGAACCTCGAGACCCTCGCCCGCGCCGGCCGCGATCCGGCCGGCATCGCCGCCGCCGTCGAGCGCGTCGCCGACGAAGTTGGGCGTCTGCCAACGGTGGCCGACTCCTAA
- the cysM gene encoding cysteine synthase CysM has protein sequence MIYPTIEHRVGETPLVRLQRLPGETDNTLLVKLEGNNPAGSVKDRPALNMIRCAEARGTIRPGDTLIEATSGNTGIALAMAAAIKGYRMVLIMPENMSSERRAVMKAFGAEIILTPRDGGMEAAIDLATTMEARGEGLRLDQFANPDNPAAHYETTGPEIWRDTAGAVTHFVSAMGTTGTIMGTGRYLKERNPAVQIVGAQPAEGAAIPGIRRWPEAYLPKIYDPAGVDRIIDVSQELAEQTTRDLAAREGIFAGISSGGAVAAALQLSGETRGAVIAIIICDRGDRYLSTGLFRD, from the coding sequence ATGATCTACCCTACCATCGAACACCGGGTCGGCGAGACGCCCCTGGTGCGCTTGCAGCGCCTGCCCGGCGAGACGGACAATACCCTGCTGGTGAAGCTCGAGGGTAACAATCCGGCGGGCTCCGTCAAGGATCGCCCGGCGTTGAACATGATCCGCTGCGCCGAGGCGCGCGGGACGATCCGCCCCGGCGATACCCTGATCGAGGCCACCAGCGGCAACACCGGGATCGCGTTGGCGATGGCGGCGGCGATCAAGGGTTACCGGATGGTCCTGATCATGCCGGAGAACATGAGCAGCGAGCGCCGGGCGGTCATGAAGGCCTTCGGTGCCGAGATCATCTTGACCCCGCGCGACGGTGGGATGGAGGCGGCGATCGATCTGGCGACCACGATGGAGGCGCGTGGCGAGGGCCTGCGCCTCGACCAGTTCGCCAACCCGGACAATCCGGCGGCGCACTACGAGACGACCGGCCCCGAGATCTGGCGCGACACGGCCGGCGCCGTGACCCACTTCGTCAGCGCGATGGGGACGACCGGTACCATCATGGGCACCGGGCGCTATCTCAAGGAGCGCAATCCGGCGGTGCAGATCGTCGGCGCGCAACCCGCCGAGGGTGCCGCCATTCCCGGGATCCGTCGCTGGCCCGAGGCCTATCTGCCGAAGATCTACGACCCGGCCGGTGTCGATCGGATCATCGATGTCTCGCAGGAACTCGCCGAGCAAACCACCCGCGACCTCGCGGCGCGCGAGGGCATCTTCGCCGGAATCTCCTCGGGCGGGGCCGTCGCCGCCGCACTGCAGCTCTCGGGCGAGACGCGCGGGGCCGTGATCGCGATCATCATCTGCGACCGCGGCGACCGCTACCTCTCGACCGGCCTGTTCCGCGATTGA
- the mobB gene encoding molybdopterin-guanine dinucleotide biosynthesis protein B, which translates to MAMARTLIPVVGFVAASGSGKTTLVKKLVPVLRERGLRIGYLKHAHHTFDLDRPGKDSHGVREAGASQTLLASRHRWALQVENPSEAAEPSLPDLMTHFDMTALDLILVEGFKHETIAKIEVYRHARGGALLYPEDPDIVAVATDGSLPAGHPPRLDLNDPAAVADFIELRLSEWGSEIGKVG; encoded by the coding sequence ATGGCGATGGCGAGAACCCTAATTCCGGTCGTCGGTTTCGTCGCGGCCAGCGGCAGCGGCAAGACGACCTTGGTCAAGAAACTGGTCCCGGTGCTGCGCGAGCGGGGCCTGCGCATCGGCTATCTCAAGCACGCCCATCACACCTTCGATCTCGATCGACCGGGCAAGGACAGCCATGGCGTGCGCGAGGCCGGCGCCTCCCAGACCCTGTTGGCCTCGCGCCACCGCTGGGCCCTTCAGGTCGAGAACCCCTCGGAGGCGGCAGAGCCGTCGTTGCCGGACCTGATGACCCATTTCGATATGACTGCGCTGGACCTGATCCTGGTCGAGGGCTTCAAGCACGAGACTATCGCGAAGATCGAGGTCTACCGTCACGCGCGGGGCGGGGCACTTCTCTATCCCGAGGATCCCGACATCGTCGCCGTAGCGACCGACGGCTCGCTGCCGGCGGGCCATCCCCCTCGGTTGGACCTGAATGACCCGGCTGCCGTCGCCGATTTCATCGAGCTGCGCCTGTCCGAATGGGGTTCCGAGATTGGCAAGGTAGGCTAG
- the rlmD gene encoding 23S rRNA (uracil(1939)-C(5))-methyltransferase RlmD, with protein sequence MAKKRKPLPEHPVEVEIESLTHDGRGLAHVDGKALFVDGALPGERVQARYTRIQRHYDEAAVVSVEQPSSDRVTPRCPHFGVCGGCRYQHLAAEAQVRVKQEILQDVLTRIGKVTPETWLAPLSAAAWGYRRKARLGVRYVPKKGRVLVGFRERRSSFVTDLTRCDILHPAVGERIPAIAAALQDLSIRTRLPQIEVAIGDGPAVLVFRVLDPPTAEDLARLAALGQETGLHIYVQEGGIETIRPLPGQEVALHYSLPRHQVQIAFEPSDFTQVNLELNRAMVDQALGLLDVQPDERVLDLFCGLGNFTLPLARQAEEVLGLEGDAGLVARARANAERHHLASARFEVADLYGEGVLSPWLQGRFDKALLDPPRSGALAVLDWLPRLGVQRLVYVSCYPATLARDADQLVNGLGYRLISAGAMDMFPHTEHLEAMALFERDEER encoded by the coding sequence TTGGCCAAGAAACGCAAACCGCTGCCCGAGCATCCGGTCGAGGTCGAGATCGAGTCGCTGACCCACGACGGCCGCGGGCTCGCCCACGTCGACGGCAAGGCGCTGTTCGTCGACGGTGCCCTGCCGGGCGAGCGGGTCCAAGCCCGCTACACCCGCATCCAGCGCCACTACGACGAGGCCGCCGTCGTCAGCGTCGAGCAGCCCTCATCCGATCGCGTCACGCCGCGCTGCCCCCACTTCGGCGTCTGCGGCGGCTGTCGCTACCAGCACCTGGCCGCCGAGGCCCAGGTCCGCGTCAAGCAGGAGATCCTGCAAGACGTCCTCACCCGGATCGGCAAGGTGACGCCCGAGACCTGGCTCGCGCCCTTGTCGGCCGCCGCCTGGGGCTACCGGCGCAAGGCGCGGCTCGGGGTGCGCTACGTGCCGAAGAAGGGGCGGGTGCTGGTCGGCTTCCGCGAGCGCCGCAGCTCCTTCGTCACCGACCTGACCCGCTGCGACATCCTGCACCCCGCCGTCGGCGAGCGCATCCCGGCGATCGCCGCGGCGCTACAAGACCTTTCGATCCGCACGCGGCTGCCGCAGATCGAGGTCGCCATCGGCGATGGTCCCGCGGTGCTGGTGTTCCGCGTGCTCGATCCGCCGACCGCGGAGGATCTCGCGCGGCTCGCGGCCCTCGGCCAAGAGACCGGCCTGCACATCTACGTGCAGGAAGGCGGCATCGAGACCATCCGGCCGCTGCCCGGACAAGAAGTCGCATTGCACTACAGCCTGCCGCGCCACCAGGTGCAGATCGCCTTCGAGCCCTCCGACTTCACGCAGGTGAACCTGGAGCTCAACCGGGCGATGGTCGACCAGGCCCTCGGGCTCCTCGACGTGCAGCCCGACGAGCGGGTGCTCGACCTCTTCTGCGGTCTCGGCAACTTCACGCTGCCGCTGGCCCGCCAAGCCGAAGAGGTCCTCGGCCTCGAGGGCGACGCCGGGCTCGTCGCGCGGGCGCGCGCCAACGCCGAGCGCCATCACCTCGCCAGCGCCCGCTTCGAGGTCGCCGACCTCTACGGCGAGGGGGTCCTCTCGCCCTGGCTCCAGGGCCGCTTCGACAAGGCGCTCCTCGACCCACCGCGCAGCGGCGCGCTCGCCGTCCTCGACTGGCTGCCGCGGCTCGGCGTACAGCGCCTGGTCTACGTCTCCTGCTACCCGGCGACGCTGGCGCGCGATGCCGATCAGCTCGTCAACGGGCTCGGCTACCGGCTCATCTCGGCTGGGGCGATGGATATGTTCCCCCACACCGAGCACCTGGAGGCGATGGCCTTGTTCGAGCGTGACGAGGAACGCTGA
- the lexA gene encoding transcriptional repressor LexA, with protein sequence MGRTPAGQTRERIFQFVRERLLAGQPPTVREVQEAFGFRSVQSAREHLEALVAAGQLVKQPGKARGYRLADPPETFADETQTAAAPRLIPLLGRVAAGAFALAVEDLEGYLPVQADRAGDGSELFGLRVHGESMRDAGILPGDIVIVRRQPSADDGAIVVALIGEEATIKRLRRHGGRIGLHPANPDYQVLYPDPAELQVLGRIIEVRRYLD encoded by the coding sequence ATGGGTCGAACACCGGCGGGACAGACGCGCGAGCGGATCTTCCAGTTCGTCCGCGAGCGGCTCCTGGCCGGGCAACCCCCGACGGTGCGGGAGGTCCAAGAGGCCTTCGGCTTCCGCTCCGTGCAAAGCGCACGTGAGCATCTGGAGGCCCTCGTCGCCGCGGGACAGCTCGTCAAGCAGCCTGGCAAGGCGCGCGGCTATCGGCTCGCGGACCCGCCCGAGACATTTGCCGACGAAACCCAGACGGCGGCGGCACCACGGCTGATCCCGCTGCTCGGTCGGGTCGCGGCCGGCGCCTTCGCCCTGGCGGTCGAGGACCTCGAAGGCTATCTCCCCGTCCAAGCCGACCGCGCCGGCGATGGGAGCGAACTGTTCGGCCTGCGCGTGCACGGAGAGAGCATGCGCGATGCCGGCATCCTGCCCGGCGACATTGTCATCGTGCGCCGCCAGCCGAGCGCCGACGACGGCGCGATCGTCGTCGCCCTGATCGGCGAGGAGGCGACCATCAAGCGCCTACGCCGCCACGGCGGTCGCATCGGGCTGCATCCCGCGAACCCCGACTATCAGGTGCTGTACCCGGACCCAGCCGAGCTCCAGGTGCTGGGGCGGATCATCGAGGTCCGGCGCTATCTCGATTGA
- a CDS encoding recombinase A: MSINSSMLAACSNLRRGTERLSVPAAWDLSALAGRLVELSGDAASAALTLATGLVAEAQRHSEPAAWIGSRESSFYPPDVAAAGVDLAALVVVWAQGPREMAQASDLLLRSGAFGLVILDFGYTADLPLAGQTRLVGLAKRHATALVCLTQKAKQQPSLGSLVSLRAEAMRTGRRGQRFRCEARVLKDKRHGPGWTHAELCDGPDGLC; the protein is encoded by the coding sequence ATGTCCATCAACTCGTCGATGCTCGCCGCCTGCTCGAACCTGCGCCGAGGGACCGAGCGCCTCTCCGTCCCAGCCGCCTGGGACCTGTCCGCCCTCGCCGGGCGGCTCGTCGAGCTCTCGGGTGATGCGGCGAGCGCGGCGCTAACGCTCGCCACCGGCCTCGTCGCCGAGGCCCAGCGACATAGCGAGCCGGCAGCTTGGATCGGCTCGCGCGAGAGCAGCTTCTACCCGCCGGACGTCGCGGCGGCCGGCGTCGACCTCGCGGCCCTGGTCGTTGTCTGGGCGCAGGGCCCGCGCGAGATGGCCCAGGCATCCGATCTGCTGCTGCGCTCCGGGGCGTTCGGTCTGGTCATTCTTGATTTCGGCTACACCGCGGACCTGCCGCTCGCCGGGCAGACGCGCCTCGTCGGGCTCGCCAAACGGCATGCCACGGCCCTGGTCTGTCTGACGCAAAAGGCTAAGCAACAGCCGTCCCTCGGCTCGCTTGTATCGCTGCGCGCCGAGGCGATGCGCACGGGACGCCGCGGGCAGCGGTTCCGCTGCGAGGCACGGGTCCTCAAGGACAAACGCCACGGGCCGGGTTGGACCCATGCGGAGCTCTGCGATGGACCGGACGGCCTGTGTTGA